From a single Capsicum annuum cultivar UCD-10X-F1 chromosome 12, UCD10Xv1.1, whole genome shotgun sequence genomic region:
- the LOC107851374 gene encoding mannose-P-dolichol utilization defect 1 protein homolog 2, with protein sequence MVELKFLGMDFGCALGSLSNGQFPEKDCLLPLISKLLGYAIVGASTTVKLPQILKILQHKSVRGLSVVAFELELIGYTIALAYCLHKGLPFSAFGEYAFLLIQAIILVAIIYYFSQPLGMKTWMKALIYCAVAPTVLAGQIDPVLFEALYASQHAIFLFARIPQIWKNFKSKSTGELSFLTFFMNFAGSMVRVFTSLQEKAPMSVALGSALGVLMNGTILGQIITYQKPTPKKEKKKD encoded by the exons ATGGTGGAATTAAAGTTTCTCGGAATGGACTTTGGTTGTGCACTTGGATCTCTAAGCAATGGTCAATTCCCTGAAAAAGATTGTTTGCTTCCTCTAATTTCTAAGCTTCTTGGTTATGCTATTGTTGGTGCATCTACCACTGTTAAACTTCCTCAG ATACTTAAAATTTTGCAACACAAAAGTGTTAGAGGACTTAGCGTTGTGGCCTTCGAACTTGAACTTATTGGTTATACCATTGCCTTGGCATATTGTCTTCACAAAGGGCTTCCATTTTCAGCTTTTGGCGAGTATGCTTTTCTTTTGATCCAAG CTATAATTTTAGTTGCAATAATCTACTATTTTTCTCAACCTCTTGGAATGAAGACATGGATGAAAGCATTAAT ATATTGTGCTGTAGCACCAACTGTTTTGGCAGGTCAAATTGATCCTGTTCTTTTTGAGGCTCTGTAT GCTTCCCAGCATGCAATCTTTCTTTTTGCAAGGATTCCGCAGATATGGAAGAATTTTAAG AGCAAAAGTACTGGCGAACTGagctttttgacattttttatgAACTTCGCCGGTTCCATGG TTAGAGTTTTTACCAGCCTCCAGGAGAAAGCTCCCATGAGTG TTGCCTTGGGATCTGCACTCGGTGTACTGATGAATGGTACCATCTTGGGTCAAATTATCACATATCAAAAGCCAACAccgaagaaagagaagaagaaagattaG
- the LOC107851691 gene encoding cyclin-D3-3: MTFLLDSLYCKDETIEVLEVKKHNSISLLKNQDLICEEEQVELTSLLSKEQENHMYNVVINNPCLSLCRKEGVELILEGVGYHGFCVQTAVVAVNYLDRFLVRFELQSEKQPWMIHLVAVTCLSLAAKVEETQVPLLLDLQVEESKYLFEPKTIQRMELLVLSTLKWKMNPVTPFSFLDYFSRRFGLDDHICCELLRRSERVLTSTLTDRRFMCYRPSAMAAATMLHVIDMLEPCIGEEYHEQLLSILGIVKDNVTDCYKLVQEAASNIDFNSNKRKIAASPGSPIGVMDVSFSSDSSNDSWAVAASVSSSPEPSSKKIRTNEKEK, encoded by the exons atgacattTTTATTAGATTCTTTATATTGCAAAGATGAAACTATTGAAGTGTTAGAAGTAAAAAAACACAACTCAATCTCTTTGttaaaaaatcaagatttgatATGTGAAGAAGAACAAGTGGAGTTAACTTCTTTATTGtcaaaagaacaagaaaatcatATGTATAATGTTGTAATAAACAACCCATGTTTGTCTTTATGTAGAAAAGAAGGTGTTGAGTTGATTCTTGAAGGTGTTGGTTATCATGGTTTTTGTGTTCAAACTGCTGTTGTTGCTGTTAACTATTTGGATAGGTTTCTTGTAAGGTTTGAGTTACAAAGTGAAAAGCAGCCGTGGATGATTCATCTTGTTGCTGTGACTTGTCTTTCTTTAGCTGCAAAAGTTGAGGAGACTCAAGTTCCTTTACTTCTGGATCTCCAA gtGGAGGAATCAAAATACTTGTTTGAGCCAAAAACAATTCAGAGAATGGAGCTATTGGTACTTTCTACACTCAAGTGGAAGATGAATCCAGTAACGCCATTTTCATTTCTTGATTACTTTTCCAGAAGGTTCGGATTAGACGATCACATTTGTTGTGAACTTCTTAGGAGATCTGAGAGGGTGCTTACATCCACACTTACTG ATCGGAGATTTATGTGTTATCGTCCTTCTGCTATGGCTGCTGCTACAATGTTACATGTTATTGATATGTTAGAGCCTTGCATTGGAGAAGAGTACCACGAACAACTTTTGAGCATTCTTGGAATAGTCAAG GACAATGTGACAGATTGTTATAAGCTAGTCCAGGAGGCGGCTTCCAACATCGATTTCAACTCAAACAAACGCAAAATTGCTGCATCGCCCGGAAGCCCCATAGGAGTTATGGATGTGTCATTCAGTTCTGATAGCTCCAATGACTCGTGGGCGGTGGCTGCATCCGTTTCTTCTTCACCCGAGCCATCGTCAAAGAAGATTAGAACAAATGAGAAGGAAAAATGA